CAGAACTGTTCGAGAGAACCATATTGGCCATTATATTTTTGTAGGTATCCCAACCCTTATCGTTGTTCCCATAAATTTGTAGGACAGTAGCCAACTGGATGTAGGAAGAACCAGACTTATCTGCACGAGCGGAAGAAATTTTTCCTTTATAGGCAGACTTGGTTAGGTCAGACCAAGACTTAGGGACATCAGCTCCCTTCATCTGTTGATTGTTGACCAAGAAGACAGAGACGATCGCTGTAAAGGGTAACCAAGTTTGGCTTGGCCGAAGCTGTGGATTGATTTTATCATCATCCTTGGGTGTGTAGTTGACAAACAGTTCCTTGTTGAAATCCACTAACTCACCACCAACGCTCCAAATAACGTCTGCTGTTTGACGCCCTTTTTCAGCTCTCAAACGATTAAGCAATTCACCTGAACCAGCTTTAACAATTTCGACTTTAATGCCGGATTGTTTTTCAAAAGCTGGAACTAAGGTGTCAATCAGTTTCTGGGGAGCAGCAGTGTAAACCGCTACTGTCTCTGCTGCTATGGTATTGGCAGAGATGAGTGCTGTGAAAGCTGAGGCGTAGAAGAATATTTTTGAAAAGAACGAAGTGATCTTCATCGGAACTCCCTAATGAAAGAATAAACAAGGTCTTCAACTATATTTGCTGAAATAAGACCTATGATAGGACCGCATTACACTGGAGGAGCAGTAATCCAATTTCAAGGGAATTGTGACTTCTATTGATCACAAAAATCTGAAATTTGCCTTTATGAATTAAGCCCCATTTCAAAAAAGAGAGGGCTGTTGAACAGGAGCCAGCTCTTCTGGTTGCAAAGCCAAGGACAACAATGGAGCTCTGAGTAGTGGTTCCAGCGTTGGGAATGGTCTGTTCAACCAGTTTGAGACTTCAACAGGAGGAAGGAGCAGTGGCATGCGATGGTGAATCGGAGCGCATTGAGGAGTGGGCTGGGTGGTCAGAGTCACCAGACGATTGGTTGAATCCTTCTCTGCAAACCAGATAGCTGCCATGAATAGAGTAGATTCATCAGAGGCATGAAGGCGAAATTTCTGCTTCTGACCGCTCTCCAAGATCTTCCATTCATACCAGCCACTGCAGGGGATCACGCAACGTCGTGATCGAAACGCTTCACGAAATGTCATTTTAGTAGCAACAGTCTCGGCCTGGGCGTTGATCAGCAGTTGCTTGCTCCAGGAGGGTTGGATGCCCCACTGAAGACGGACCTGGGTGAAGCCTCGGGGCTCAGCCTGTAGAGTATCTACCTGTTGTGTGGGTCGTAGATCACGATTCTCTCTACTCTCCCATTCTACGCCAAAGCCTACCTTGACGGCATCAATGATTTTGTTCGGGAGAATATCAATCCGTCCACACATGGTCAGATACTTTAGAATGTGTTCAGTCTTAGTCGTTGCTGCCAGAGTTCCTCGTAGTACGGCAACGCCTGTTGCTCCAACTCAAGATACCGACCTGTCAACGTCTCTCCAAGGGGGCTGGGTGGACCGAATCCCTGGCTTGCCTGAACATTGTTGTACCAATAGGGGGCCCAGGGACCGTCATAGGGCTTTTCACCGGACTCCCAACTCAACATGGCATCGTAGTAAAGTAATCCAAGAGCAGTACAGATTTGAGGAAACACTAATTCAGGATTTGCCAGCATTTCATCACTGTCTACGATCAGTTTTGGTCCCTGAAAATGATTCAGTTGCTGCCATTGTTTGGCCTGTTCCACGATACCAATATCAGCCAACTGTGCTTGGGGCCAGACCTTGGCAAAAGATCGAATGACCTTGCGTGGATGACGAACCCAAAAAATATGGACTGCATCCTTGGCCCACTCCCAGGGCATCTCCACCATGTGGTGTGCCATGTTCTTCAGATACAGTTCACTGAAGCCTTGTTGACAAAATTGCTCAATTTTACAGATGCAATCTGTTGGAGTGTTAGGAAGTTGTGCAAGAATATCGACTCGGCCAGGGTGGTCAAGTCCTGTCCGTTGGAGATATGGTCCGTAGAAGGGTTCATCAATCACCGCACACCCTGGTCGCCGAGCAAAGCTGTACATCAGTGCTGTGCTGATATTGCGAGGACCGGAAATAGCGTGGATCAAACGGGTCTGTGTCATCTGATGGGAGTCAATAATTGGTCAGATCTCACTTCCCCCAATTCAAGGCCACTGGATTCAGAGGTCTCAAGATCTCTAACAAGCCAGCCTTAGTTTGTGGATGCAATGCCGGGATTGGATGTCGGCAGAAAGCAGATTGAATGACTCCGCCTTCCTCCATCAATACCTTGGTTGCCCGAAAGCCGCACTGACGATTCTCGAAGTTGATGGCAGGCAGCACTCTGGCGTAGGCTGAGGCAGCCTGATCTGCTTTCCCTGCAAGGAAGTGCTCAATCACAGGCTTGATTTGATCAGGGATCATGGCGGAGGTCATTGAGCCAGTAGCCCCAGCTTGGAGATCCGCCATCAGGGTAATGGCCTCTTCTCCATCAAAGGGCCCTTCAATCGCGACTCCTCCTTGTTCAATCAGTGCGCGCAACTTGTTGGCTGCCTGGGGGCACTCAATCTTGAAGAGCTTGACCATCTCAATCTCTCGAGCCATCCGAACCAGGAGGGGAACAGAAAGTTCAACCCCAGACAGTGGAGCGTCCTGAATCATAATTGGGATTCCCACTTCACCAACTTGAGCAAACTGCTCAAAGGTTTGATCTGGGGTTCCCTTGAGGAGTGCTCCGTGATAGGGAGGCATCATCATCACCATCGCTGCACCCAATTCCTTACTGAATTGAGCCCGTTGCAGCACAATGTGGGTGGCGTAATGGCTAATGGTAACAATGACGGGAACTCTCCCTGCGACATGTTCCAGGCTGAGTCGGCTCAATGCTTCTCTTTCTGCATCTGTGATCAGAAACTGTTCTGAGAAGTTTGCCAGGATACAGATGCCATCGACACCTTGATCGATCGTACAGTCCAGCACACGCTTCATTCCTTCGTAATCTACTTCCCCATTGGGATGAAAAGGAGTGGGGGCAACAGGCCAGATACCAGAATACTTGCTCATTTATGAACCTCAGTAGAGTAGTGTTGAAGGGAAACAGTTAATTTTGAAATGACTTATAATGGAAAAAAACCAGGAGGCTAGTCTAGTCTTTTATTAGCTGGAAGAACTTCCTGCATTCACCAGTTAACAGAATCAATCTCTAGAGGAGAATGGCGCAACTCAAAGTGGTTTATCAAGGGAAAGGGGCCAACCTTGTTGGCAAGGCTTGGCGTTATGGAGCAATGGGCGGAACCTGGGAAGAGGGACCTGTGGAGGGCCAAGTGATCGTCTCACTGCAGGTACAAGATCGCAATTACCAACTTTTGATATCTTTTCTGCAGGATGATCCCAATGTAGTTGAGATTCTGGACGGTCCACCAAAGTCTGCAGAGTCTTCATGAGCTAGTACAATAACTTCTTCAAGGCTTCAATTAAGCACTGTCCATCGGCTGGAGTGTTGTAGCCCTGGATCGAGATTCGGGCAATACAATGTTCCTTCCAGCGGAAGACAGGGATCTCGATTCGAAATTCATCGTAGAGATGGTTCTTGATGTTTACCACGTCACATTCTGGCAAAGGTAGGGAAACCATCTGCATGCCAGCCCTCAGTCCGGGCTCTACCAGTGGATTTAAGCCAGTGATGCCAGACCACTCCTCAGCAATCTGCCAAACCAATTGGTGACAG
This portion of the SAR324 cluster bacterium genome encodes:
- a CDS encoding SOS response-associated peptidase, which codes for MCGRIDILPNKIIDAVKVGFGVEWESRENRDLRPTQQVDTLQAEPRGFTQVRLQWGIQPSWSKQLLINAQAETVATKMTFREAFRSRRCVIPCSGWYEWKILESGQKQKFRLHASDESTLFMAAIWFAEKDSTNRLVTLTTQPTPQCAPIHHRMPLLLPPVEVSNWLNRPFPTLEPLLRAPLLSLALQPEELAPVQQPSLF
- a CDS encoding dihydrodipicolinate synthase family protein, translated to MSKYSGIWPVAPTPFHPNGEVDYEGMKRVLDCTIDQGVDGICILANFSEQFLITDAEREALSRLSLEHVAGRVPVIVTISHYATHIVLQRAQFSKELGAAMVMMMPPYHGALLKGTPDQTFEQFAQVGEVGIPIMIQDAPLSGVELSVPLLVRMAREIEMVKLFKIECPQAANKLRALIEQGGVAIEGPFDGEEAITLMADLQAGATGSMTSAMIPDQIKPVIEHFLAGKADQAASAYARVLPAINFENRQCGFRATKVLMEEGGVIQSAFCRHPIPALHPQTKAGLLEILRPLNPVALNWGK
- a CDS encoding HAD family hydrolase, with product MTQTRLIHAISGPRNISTALMYSFARRPGCAVIDEPFYGPYLQRTGLDHPGRVDILAQLPNTPTDCICKIEQFCQQGFSELYLKNMAHHMVEMPWEWAKDAVHIFWVRHPRKVIRSFAKVWPQAQLADIGIVEQAKQWQQLNHFQGPKLIVDSDEMLANPELVFPQICTALGLLYYDAMLSWESGEKPYDGPWAPYWYNNVQASQGFGPPSPLGETLTGRYLELEQQALPYYEELWQQRLRLNTF
- a CDS encoding extracellular solute-binding protein — protein: MKITSFFSKIFFYASAFTALISANTIAAETVAVYTAAPQKLIDTLVPAFEKQSGIKVEIVKAGSGELLNRLRAEKGRQTADVIWSVGGELVDFNKELFVNYTPKDDDKINPQLRPSQTWLPFTAIVSVFLVNNQQMKGADVPKSWSDLTKSAYKGKISSARADKSGSSYIQLATVLQIYGNNDKGWDTYKNIMANMVLSNSSGAVPRFVNDGEAAVGITLEDAALRYKLGGGPVEIVYPSDGTSLVPDAMALVANGPNPSAGKQFLDYMISKDAQSSVAAIGRRPVRIDVESVKELTPLNQIKTIEYDLLWAVENKKQLVGRWSDTLLDVQ